One window from the genome of Equus quagga isolate Etosha38 chromosome 6, UCLA_HA_Equagga_1.0, whole genome shotgun sequence encodes:
- the MRPL57 gene encoding ribosomal protein 63, mitochondrial, with protein sequence MFLTALLRRNRIPGRQWIGKHRRPRAVSFHAKQNMRRRLETEAENHYWLSAPYLTAEQEFGHAAGRRAAAFEAIKAAGVSRFPPHRLVVDQLSHLNVTKKWS encoded by the coding sequence ATGTTCCTGACCGCCCTGCTCCGCCGCAATCGCATTCCTGGGCGGCAGTGGATCGGGAAGCACCGGCGGCCGCGGGCCGTGTCTTTCCACGCGAAACAGAACATGCGCCGTCGCCTGGAGACAGAGGCTGAGAACCATTACTGGCTGAGCGCGCCCTACCTCACGGCGGAGCAGGAGTTCGGCCACGCCGCGGGCCGCAGGGCGGCGGCCTTCGAGGCCATCAAGGCGGCCGGCGTGTCCAGGTTCCCCCCGCACAGACTTGTCGTCGACCAGCTCAGCCACCTCAACGTCACCAAGAAGTGGTCCTAA
- the SKA3 gene encoding spindle and kinetochore-associated protein 3 isoform X1 — translation MELIRSFHGKLRSLAITLDRETAWLQRALHGEESDFEDYPLRILHDLHSEVRTLKGDVSILLDKASLETQESIGFIKATKVLMKKNSMDIMKIREFFQKYGYNPRAKKNSVDEQEVIESKPESAKHENLQKPDVKDDLSDPAVPSGSVSEKSPRSPQLSDFGLERYMVSQVLPNPPQAVNSHKEEPKIITPSSKQSPVKVIKTPKCALKMDDFECVTPKLEHFGISEYTMCLNEDYTMGLKNVKKNKSHANEEAIETEPVTNDNFFATPGLVIQQVGKNDAEYTDSPLAPTFCTPGLKIPSAGNSTALVSTDYPLSKTNSLTDDLEMKDCASLVLNSDECFENFANPSSPTISSYENLLRTPTPPKVTTIPEDILQILSKYNSNLATPVAVKAVPPSRVFLTKYEGQNIQDVGNKENW, via the exons ATGGAGCTGATCCGAAGCTTCCATGGGAAGCTGCGGTCTCTGGCCATCACCCTAGACCGCGAGACGGCCTGGCTGCAGCGAGCGCTGCACGGAGAGGAAAGCG ACTTTGAAGATTATCCACTGAGAATTTTACATGACCTTCATTCAGAAGTCCGGACTCTAAAG GGTGATGTCAGTATTCTTCTTGATAAAGCAAGTTTGGAAACTCAAGAAAGCATTGGTTTCATAAAGGCAACAAAAGTActgatgaaaaaaaattcaatggatATCATGAAAATAAGAGAGTTTTTCCAGAAGTATGGATATAATCCGCGTGCCAAGAAAAATTCAG TGGATGAGCAGGAAGTCATTGAGTCTAAACCAGAGTCTGCTAAGCATGAAAATCTTCAAAAGCCTGATGTGAAGGATGATTTGTCTGACCCTGCTGTTCCAAGCGGTTCTGTTTCTGAGAAGTCTCCACGTAGTCCACAACTTTCAGATTTTGGACTTGAGCGGTACATGGTATCCCAAGTTCTACCAAACCCTCCACAGGCAGTAAACAGCCATAAGGAAGAGCCAAAGATCATAACTCCGTCTTCCAAACAATCACCAGTTAAGGTAATAAAGACTCCAAAATGTGCACTCAAGATGGATGATTTTGAGTGTGTGACTCCTAAATTAGAACACTTCGGTATCTCTGAATATACTATGTGTTTAAATGAAGACTACACAATGGgacttaaaaatgtgaagaagaaTAAAAG TCATGCCAATGAGGAGGCCATAGAAACAGAACCAGTGACCAATGATAATTTCTTTGCCACTCCTGGCCTCGTAATCCAGCAGGTGGGAAAAAATG ATGCTGAGTATACAGATTCTCCTTTGGCACCCACATTTTGCACTCCTGGTTTGAAAATTCCTTCTGCAGGGAACAGTACAGCTTTG GTGTCCACAGATTATCCATTATCAAAAACAAATAGTTTAACAGATGATTTGGAAATGAAAGACTGTGCATCATTAGTTTTAAATTCAGACGAGTGCTTTGAGAATTTTGCAAATCCCTCTTCTCCTACGATTTCTTCTTATGAGAATCTGCTCAGAACACCTACACCTCCAAAAGTAACTACAATTCCAGAAGATATTCTCCAG attttatcGAAATACAACTCAAACCTAGCTACTCCAGTAGCAGTTAAAGCTGTGCCACCCAGCAGAGTATTTCTTACTAAATATGAAGGACAGAACATCCAAGATGTTGGCAACAAAGAAAACTGGTGA
- the SKA3 gene encoding spindle and kinetochore-associated protein 3 isoform X2, with protein MELIRSFHGKLRSLAITLDRETAWLQRALHGEESDFEDYPLRILHDLHSEVRTLKGDVSILLDKASLETQESIGFIKATKVLMKKNSMDIMKIREFFQKYGYNPRAKKNSVDEQEVIESKPESAKHENLQKPDVKDDLSDPAVPSGSVSEKSPRSPQLSDFGLERYMVSQVLPNPPQAVNSHKEEPKIITPSSKQSPVKVIKTPKCALKMDDFECVTPKLEHFGISEYTMCLNEDYTMGLKNVKKNKSHANEEAIETEPVTNDNFFATPGLVIQQVGKNDAEYTDSPLAPTFCTPGLKIPSAGNSTALVSTDYPLSKTNSLTDDLEMKDCASLVLNSDECFENFANPSSPTISSYENLLRTPTPPKILSKYNSNLATPVAVKAVPPSRVFLTKYEGQNIQDVGNKENW; from the exons ATGGAGCTGATCCGAAGCTTCCATGGGAAGCTGCGGTCTCTGGCCATCACCCTAGACCGCGAGACGGCCTGGCTGCAGCGAGCGCTGCACGGAGAGGAAAGCG ACTTTGAAGATTATCCACTGAGAATTTTACATGACCTTCATTCAGAAGTCCGGACTCTAAAG GGTGATGTCAGTATTCTTCTTGATAAAGCAAGTTTGGAAACTCAAGAAAGCATTGGTTTCATAAAGGCAACAAAAGTActgatgaaaaaaaattcaatggatATCATGAAAATAAGAGAGTTTTTCCAGAAGTATGGATATAATCCGCGTGCCAAGAAAAATTCAG TGGATGAGCAGGAAGTCATTGAGTCTAAACCAGAGTCTGCTAAGCATGAAAATCTTCAAAAGCCTGATGTGAAGGATGATTTGTCTGACCCTGCTGTTCCAAGCGGTTCTGTTTCTGAGAAGTCTCCACGTAGTCCACAACTTTCAGATTTTGGACTTGAGCGGTACATGGTATCCCAAGTTCTACCAAACCCTCCACAGGCAGTAAACAGCCATAAGGAAGAGCCAAAGATCATAACTCCGTCTTCCAAACAATCACCAGTTAAGGTAATAAAGACTCCAAAATGTGCACTCAAGATGGATGATTTTGAGTGTGTGACTCCTAAATTAGAACACTTCGGTATCTCTGAATATACTATGTGTTTAAATGAAGACTACACAATGGgacttaaaaatgtgaagaagaaTAAAAG TCATGCCAATGAGGAGGCCATAGAAACAGAACCAGTGACCAATGATAATTTCTTTGCCACTCCTGGCCTCGTAATCCAGCAGGTGGGAAAAAATG ATGCTGAGTATACAGATTCTCCTTTGGCACCCACATTTTGCACTCCTGGTTTGAAAATTCCTTCTGCAGGGAACAGTACAGCTTTG GTGTCCACAGATTATCCATTATCAAAAACAAATAGTTTAACAGATGATTTGGAAATGAAAGACTGTGCATCATTAGTTTTAAATTCAGACGAGTGCTTTGAGAATTTTGCAAATCCCTCTTCTCCTACGATTTCTTCTTATGAGAATCTGCTCAGAACACCTACACCTCCAAAA attttatcGAAATACAACTCAAACCTAGCTACTCCAGTAGCAGTTAAAGCTGTGCCACCCAGCAGAGTATTTCTTACTAAATATGAAGGACAGAACATCCAAGATGTTGGCAACAAAGAAAACTGGTGA
- the SAP18 gene encoding histone deacetylase complex subunit SAP18, giving the protein MLAAGVGGQSERLAGRRRKMAVESRVTQEEIKKEPEKPIDREKTCPLLLRVFTTNNGRHHRMDEFSRGNVPSSELQIYTWMDATLKELTSLVKEVYPEARKKGTHFNFAIVFTDLKRPGYRVKEIGSTMSGRKGTDDSMTLQSQKFQIGDYLDIAITPPNRAPPPSGRMRPY; this is encoded by the exons ATGTTAGCTGCGGGGGTCGGAGGTCAGAGCGAGCGTCTCGCGGGCCGTAGGAGGAAGATGGCGGTGGAGTCGCGCGTTACTCAGGAGGAAATTAAGAAGGAGCCGGAAAAGCCGATCGATCGGGAGAAG ACATGCCCGCTGCTGCTGcgtgtgttcaccaccaataacGGCCGCCACCACCGAATGGACGAGTTCTCCCGCGGAAACGTGCCGTCCAGCGAGCTGCAGATCTACACTTG gatgGATGCAACCTTGAAAGAACTGACTAGTTTAGTAAAAGAAGTCTACCCAGAAGCTAGAAAGAAGGGCACACACTTCAATTTTGCAATTGTTTTTACGGATCTTAAAAGACCTGGCTATCG AGTAAAGGAGATTGGCAGCACCATGTCTGGGAGAAAGGGGACTGACGATTCCATGACCCTGCAGTCGCAGAAGTTCCAAATAGGAGATTATTTGGACATAGCAATTACCCCTCCAAATCGGGCACCACCTCCTTCAGGGCGCATGAGaccatattaa